CGACGACGGTGGGGCGTGGCCGGCCGTGCGTGGCGCGCTCGACGCGCTCGAGGCGCGCTCGCAGGTCGTCGACGAGACACTCGGCGGCGGCGCTTCGGCCCAGGCGTTCGCCGACGTGCAGGATGTCGGCGAGGACATCTTCGAGGCGGGTCGGATCGAGCGAGAGGACCTCGGGGCACCGAGCCATCGGCGCTACGGCACCGCCGACCTGAGCGGTCGAGACGGCGCAAACCGGGCAGAGCTCCTGGGTGAAGAGGAGGTCGGGGTCGAGCGCGGCGAGGCGCTCCTCGTCGAGGGTGTAGAGGCTGGCCCCGGACGCCAGCTGCGCCGAGACCGCGGCGTCGACCTCGTGCGGCGTCATGCCGGGCGTGAGCGCGCTGCCGGTGAGGATCGGCCGCGTACGTGCCTCCGGCGGGAAGTCGCACTCGTGCGAGACCCCGACGACGTCGTCGCCGGCGCCTAGGGCGAAGAGGATTTCAGTCGCGTTCGGGACGAGCGAGACGATGCGCATGCGACTCGATCCTAGCGTTTCCTCGGCATCGGTGGTTTCGCCGGCGGACGGTCGCTCGAGGAAGTCCTCTCCGCGTTTTCCATCTCCCCTTATCTAGCTGGATTTTTTCTCTGTTTGCGAGGGGCCCCTGGAAATACGCTCCGAGAACTCCCTCGAGCGACCGTCCACCGGCTCCTCGGAACGGGGTTGGGCGACGCCCTACAGTGTCGTCGGCGGGGAAACCGAAGTTCGGGCTGAAGACCCGGTAGGATTCGAATGCCATGAGTGATCCGTCCCAGCGCACCAACCGCCTCGCCGCCGAGAGCTCGCCGTATCTGCTGCTCCATGCCCACAATCCGGTCGACTGGTACCCCTGGGGCCCGGAGGCGCTGGCAAGAGCGAAGGCCGAGGACAAGCCGATCTTCCTCTCGGTCGGCTACTCGACCTGCTTCTGGTGCCACGTCATGGAGCGCGAGTCGTTCTCGGATCCTTCGATCGCGGCGCTCATGAACGAGGCGTTCGTCAACATCAAGGTCGACCGCGAAGAGCGTCTCGATCTCGACGAGATCTACATGCTGGCGACGCAGGTGCTGCACGGGCAGGGCGGCTGGCCGAACTCGGTCTTCCTGACTCCCGATCTGCTGCCGTTCTTCGCCGGCACCTACTTCCCGCCGATCGACAGCCGCGGCATGCCCGGCTTCCCGACCGTTCTGCGCTCGATGATCCATGCCTGGAAAGAGCGCCGCGGCGACGTCGAGCAGCAGGGCGCGGAGTTGGGCGAGGCGATCCGCCGCCACTTGGCGGAGATCGAGCCGGCGACCGGAGAGCTCGCGGGTGCGGCGCCGGCAGAGCTCGCGCTCACGGCGCTGCGCGAGAAGTTCGACCCGACCTGGGGCGGCTTCGGCGGGGCGCCCAAGTTCCCGTCGCCGGCGAACCTCTTTCACCTCCTGGCCCTGGCCGATCCGGGCTCGGCGCACGCCGGGCCGGCGGCGATGATGCTCGCCGCCACCCTCGACGCCATGGCGCGCGGCGGGATCTACGACCAGCTGGCCGGGGGCTTTCACCGCTACGCCACCGACCGCGAGTGGAAGGTGCCGCACTTCGAGAAGATGCTCTACGACAACGGGCTGCTGCTCGAGGTCTACGCGCGCGAGTACGGCCGCAGCGCCGCTCCCGAAGCGGCGCGGATCGTGCGCGAGACCGCCGGCTTCCTCGCCCGGGAGATGACGCTGCCGGACCAGGAGGGGCAACCAGGAACGGGGGGCGCCTTCTGGAGCGCTATCGATGCCGAGACCGGCGGGCGCGAGGGTGCCTACTACGTCTGGACGCGCGACGAGCTCGACCTCGGGCTCGGCGCCGAGGGCGCAACTTTCCTGGCGCCGATCTTCGGTTTCCATGCCGAGCCGTTCTTCGAGGAGAACCGCTACGTTCTTCACCTGCCGCGGGCGCTCGACATTCAGGCGAAGGAGCGCCGGCTGACTCGCGAGGAGCTGCTGGCGGAGATCGCGCCGCTGCGCGCGAAGCTCCTCGAGGTGCGCGCGCGCCGCCGGCGGCCGGCGACCGACGACAAGATCCTCGCCGACTGGAACGGCACCGCGATCGCTGGTCTTGCGGTCGCCGGCAGGGTGCTCGCCGAGCCGGCCTTCGTCGAGCAGGCGCGGCGGGCGGCCGACTTCGTGCTCGTCCATCTGCGGAGCTCGACCGGAACGCTGCTCCATTCCTGGCGCCGCGGGGCCGGACGGATCGAGGCCGGGCTCACCGACTACGCGTATTTCGTGCGCGGTCTCCTGCGCCTGCACGAGGCGTCCGGCAGGGGGGGCGAGCGGCGCTGGCTCGACGAGGCCGTGCGGCTCACCGACGAGCAGGAGCGCCGTCTGGGCTCGCCGCGCGGCGGCTTCTTCAACAGCGCCGACGCCCCCGACCTCCTGGTGCGCGGCAAGGAGGTCTTCGACGGCGCGATGCCGGGGGCGAATGGCGTCGCGGCGCACAATCTCCTCGACCTCGCCGCTGCCACCGGGGAGAGCCGCTTTCTCGACCTCGCGGAGCGCACGTTGCGGTCGTTCGCGCCGCTCGTGACGCGCCATCCGGAAGGGGCGAAGACGATGGCCCTCGCCTTGGCGCGCTTCGCGCGCGTCGAGCCGAAAGGCTCGGTTTCAGGGGCCGGCTCGCTGCGCTCGGGCGACGCTGTCGCAGGCGCAACACTGTTTTCGGTAAAGGGGGGTGGTGGTTCGCACGACGATCTCGAGTCGGCCGCACAGCGCGTGGTCGAGGTGACTCTGCGCAGTGACCTGCCCGACACGGCGGGACGGCGGCCCTTCGTGCTCACGGTTGTCGTAGCGCAGGGCTGGCATCTGGACGGAAGCCTGCGGGTCGAGGGTGTCGATCTCGAGCTCGATCCCGCTGCGATGGTCTACCCACAGCCCGAGGTCACCGGCGAGCCGGGATCCCCCCTTTACCAGCAGGCTTTTCGCGGCAGGGTCATCATCGCCGGCCGGGCGCGGAGCACGCAGAGTGGCGGCGCGAAGCCGCAGTTGAAGCTCCGCTACCAGGCCTGCGACGACCATCGCTGCCTGCCGCCGACCGAAAAGACGATCTCCTTTCCGCTGATCGAAACCTGAGGCGCGCGCAGCGCATCGAACCGGGCAAGAGGAGAGCCGCCTTCCGATGACCTGGATCGAGATCGCCCCCTGGCTGGTGCGAGCGCTCGGCGCCTATGCCGCGCTCGGAGCTGCCTTCGCCGTCCCCTTTCTTGCCCGCGGCATCGAGCGCCTCGATTCCGGCGCGCACGGGTCGAGCTGGGGCTTTCGTCTGATCGTGTTTCCCGGCGTCGTGGCCTTTTGGCCGCTGCTGCTCCGGCGCTGGATCGCCGGGGCGGCCTTGCCCATCGAAGCCAACGCTCACCGCCGCGCGGCGCAAGCGGTGCGGGCGAAGGAACCGGGGCGATGATCGGCGGCCTTCGCTCTGCCCACCGCTGGATCTGGCTGGCGCTCGCGATTCTCCTGCCGGCGCTGCTCATTCTCGCCGTGCGTGCCCGGACGTCACCGCCGCTGCAGGAGCTACCGCCAGCTCTCGCGCCGGCTGCCCTGCCGTCGGACGATGCGGACGATGCGGACGTTGCGGACGATGCGGACGGCGCGCGATGAGCGCGGGATATGTGGCCGTCGGCTGGTCGCCGGGCAAGAAGCGCTACGACACCGTGGTGTGGGGGGGAGCGGCGCTCTACCTCGCGCTCTTCGTCGGCGTCGGCCTCTGGGTGCGCCCCGAGATCACCGCCGAGACGCTGCTCATTCGCGCCTTCGGCACCCTCGCGCTGACGCTGCTGCATGTCGTCCTGGCGATCGGCCCGCTGGCGCGGCTCGATCGGCGCTTCTTGCCGCTGCTGTGGAACCGGCGGCATCTCGGCGTGACGATGTTCCTCTTCGCTCTGGCCCATGGCGGTTTCGCGCTCTTCCAGTTTCACGCCCTGGGTGACCGCAACCCGCTGGTGAGCCTGCTGACCAGCAACACGCAGTGGACGAGCGTGGCGCAGTTCCCTTTCCAGCAGCTCGGTGCCGCGGCGCTGCTGATCCTCTTTCTGATGGCGGCGACCAGCCACGACTTCTGGTTGACGAATCTCACCGCGCCGGTCTGGAAGACGCTCCACATGGGGGTCTACCTCGCCTATGCGCTGCTCGTCGGGCACGTCGCGCTCGGCGTGCTGCAGGACGTGGCGTCCGCGCTGCCGGCGGCGCTCCTCGGCGCCGGAGCTCTCGCTCTCGTCGCGCTCCATCTCGCGGCGGCGGCGAAGGGACGGGCGCTCGACCGTGAGGTAGCCGGGCACGCCGCGGACGGCTTGGTCGAGGCCTGCCGCGCCGGCGAGATCCGCGACGGCCGCGCACGCATCGTGACCGTCGGCGGCGAGCGCGTGGCGATCTTCCGCTACGACGGCAAGCTCTCCGCGGTCTCGAACGTCTGCCAGCACCAGAACGGGCCACTGGGCGAGGGCAGGATCCTCGACGGCTGCATCACCTGCCCCTGGCACGGCTTCCAGTACCGCCCCGCAGACGGCGCCTCGCCGGCACCGTTCACCGAGCGTGTACCGACGTTCCGGCTACGGCTGGTGGACGGCGCCCGGGTCTTTCTCGATCCGCGCCCCCTGCCGCCAGGTACCTTCGTCGAGCCCCTCAGGCTGGAGGATGCGATTCGCGAAGAAAGCAAAGGCTCGGTAAAGGGGGGTCGTGACGAGTTCTTCGTCGGGTACTTGCCTGTACCGGTGGGCCTTGCGCGCTTCGTGCGCGGGGTCGCGTCCGTCGCGCTGGTGGGTCTCGCGGCCGTTGCCGGCGCGCTCGCCAGCGTCCAGCGCCCTCTCGGGCAGGGGGAGTTCGCCTGGGACACCGAAACCGAGTTCTGCGGCCGCCTGCAGACGGTTCCGGTGCCCGGACTCTGGGTCACAGCCAGCATCGAAACCAGCGAAGCCACCGAAGCCACCGAAGAGGCTGGCACCCCGGCTCGGCCCCCTTCCGGGGCCACCGCCGTGTCGGCGGACACCCCCTTTACTGGAGCTTTTTTGCCTCTCGTCGGGTCTGGCAAGCACGGTCCGGACGCGCAGCTCCTGGCCGCCGGAGACCGCGATCTCACCTTGCGCGGCCACCGCATCGAGCGCTACGGCAAGCGACTGATCGAGGTGACCGGCGAAGCACCGCGCGCTGGGAAGGCAGTGGCCGATCCGGGCAGGACGCCTCCGGCGCAGGTTTCGCTCGGTCACCAGACGCTGCGCGGCGAGATCGTCGACTCGAAATGCTGGTTCGGCGTCATGAAGCCGGCCCAGGGCAAGGCCCACAAGGACTGCGCCGTACGCTGCATCTCCGGCGGCGCACCGCCGGCCTTCGTCGTGCGGGCGGCGGGCCCGGCGGGGGAGCAGCGGACGCTGATCCTGCTGCTCGTGCCGGCGGACGGCGCGGCGCTCGGTCCGCGCGTCCTCGATCTCGTCGCCGAACCGGTGGAGATCGAAGGCGAAGTCTCGCGGCTCGGCGATCAGTTGGTCCTTTCGACGGATCCCTCCACGATCCGTAGAATCGACGGGTGAAGCGCTTCTACCGTTCTCTCCGGGCCGCTCTCCGACTCGTCGCCGTCGCCCTCGTCACCCTCTTCTCGTACTCCATTGCGCTCGCGGCGCGGGCTTGTGGGATCTTCTCTCGGCGTTTCGCCGTGCGGGGGCAGGGCTGGGCTTATCAGGTCTGGTCGAAGGCGCTTTGCTGGATCTTCGGGGTGCGCGTTTCGGTCCGCGGACCGGCGCCGAAGCCGCCGTTCTTCCTGGTTTCGAACCACCTCTCCTACATCGACATCTTCGTCCTCGGAACGCAGCTGCCGTGCGTCTTCGTCGCCAAGGCCGAGATCGACGGCTGGCCGATCTTCGGCGCCATCTGTCGCTCAGTGAACACCATCTTCATCGACCGCAAGACGAAGCGGAAGCTCCCCCAGATCCTCGCCCGGATCGAAGAGTCGCTCGGCGCCGGGCAGGGGGTGGTGATCTTCCCCGAGGGAACGTCGGGGGCGGGCGACTGCGTCATGCCGTTCCGCTCGCCGCTGCTCGAGCTCGCCATGGGCTCCGAAGGTGGCGTCCATCACGCGACGATCAGCTATCGAGCGCCGGCGGGGGAGACGCCGACCCATCTGGCGGTCTCGTGGTGGGGGGACATGCCGCTCGGAGCCCACCTCCGGGAGTTTCTCTGGCTGCCGTACGTCGAGGCCTCCATCCATTTCGGCGACGCCCCGGTGACCGGCGACGATCGCAAGGCGCTCACCGCCGATCTCCACCGCGAGGTGGCGGCGCGCTTCGAGCCGTTCGTCGAAACGGTCGAAGTGCAGCGGCTCCTGCGCCTCAAGGCAGAGGACCCGCAGCTGTTGCCACGGGTCCTCCGGTCGCCGCACGATCGCTTCAAGTAGCTGGCGGCCGCCCCGGGCATTGGGCGCCAGACGATCTTGCGCCGGGTCGAGGAGGTGGCTCTCGCGGAGGGTGAGCCAGCCAGCCCAGGCGCCGCAGACTTGGCAAGCTCACCCTGAGAGCCCATGGCCAGTTTGTGCGATCGGTTCGCGGCCCGCGGCCGAAGGTTGCCCGAGCGCGGCACGGTCCGCTTCCGAGCCCAGAAGGGTCTCTCCTTCGCTCACGACGAATCGGCAGGTGAAGCAGATGTCGATCCCTCGTTCGCGAAACCAGCGGCAGCCG
The DNA window shown above is from Thermoanaerobaculia bacterium and carries:
- a CDS encoding 1-acyl-sn-glycerol-3-phosphate acyltransferase, which codes for MKRFYRSLRAALRLVAVALVTLFSYSIALAARACGIFSRRFAVRGQGWAYQVWSKALCWIFGVRVSVRGPAPKPPFFLVSNHLSYIDIFVLGTQLPCVFVAKAEIDGWPIFGAICRSVNTIFIDRKTKRKLPQILARIEESLGAGQGVVIFPEGTSGAGDCVMPFRSPLLELAMGSEGGVHHATISYRAPAGETPTHLAVSWWGDMPLGAHLREFLWLPYVEASIHFGDAPVTGDDRKALTADLHREVAARFEPFVETVEVQRLLRLKAEDPQLLPRVLRSPHDRFK
- a CDS encoding ferric reductase-like transmembrane domain-containing protein, which gives rise to MSAGYVAVGWSPGKKRYDTVVWGGAALYLALFVGVGLWVRPEITAETLLIRAFGTLALTLLHVVLAIGPLARLDRRFLPLLWNRRHLGVTMFLFALAHGGFALFQFHALGDRNPLVSLLTSNTQWTSVAQFPFQQLGAAALLILFLMAATSHDFWLTNLTAPVWKTLHMGVYLAYALLVGHVALGVLQDVASALPAALLGAGALALVALHLAAAAKGRALDREVAGHAADGLVEACRAGEIRDGRARIVTVGGERVAIFRYDGKLSAVSNVCQHQNGPLGEGRILDGCITCPWHGFQYRPADGASPAPFTERVPTFRLRLVDGARVFLDPRPLPPGTFVEPLRLEDAIREESKGSVKGGRDEFFVGYLPVPVGLARFVRGVASVALVGLAAVAGALASVQRPLGQGEFAWDTETEFCGRLQTVPVPGLWVTASIETSEATEATEEAGTPARPPSGATAVSADTPFTGAFLPLVGSGKHGPDAQLLAAGDRDLTLRGHRIERYGKRLIEVTGEAPRAGKAVADPGRTPPAQVSLGHQTLRGEIVDSKCWFGVMKPAQGKAHKDCAVRCISGGAPPAFVVRAAGPAGEQRTLILLLVPADGAALGPRVLDLVAEPVEIEGEVSRLGDQLVLSTDPSTIRRIDG
- a CDS encoding DUF255 domain-containing protein, with protein sequence MSDPSQRTNRLAAESSPYLLLHAHNPVDWYPWGPEALARAKAEDKPIFLSVGYSTCFWCHVMERESFSDPSIAALMNEAFVNIKVDREERLDLDEIYMLATQVLHGQGGWPNSVFLTPDLLPFFAGTYFPPIDSRGMPGFPTVLRSMIHAWKERRGDVEQQGAELGEAIRRHLAEIEPATGELAGAAPAELALTALREKFDPTWGGFGGAPKFPSPANLFHLLALADPGSAHAGPAAMMLAATLDAMARGGIYDQLAGGFHRYATDREWKVPHFEKMLYDNGLLLEVYAREYGRSAAPEAARIVRETAGFLAREMTLPDQEGQPGTGGAFWSAIDAETGGREGAYYVWTRDELDLGLGAEGATFLAPIFGFHAEPFFEENRYVLHLPRALDIQAKERRLTREELLAEIAPLRAKLLEVRARRRRPATDDKILADWNGTAIAGLAVAGRVLAEPAFVEQARRAADFVLVHLRSSTGTLLHSWRRGAGRIEAGLTDYAYFVRGLLRLHEASGRGGERRWLDEAVRLTDEQERRLGSPRGGFFNSADAPDLLVRGKEVFDGAMPGANGVAAHNLLDLAAATGESRFLDLAERTLRSFAPLVTRHPEGAKTMALALARFARVEPKGSVSGAGSLRSGDAVAGATLFSVKGGGGSHDDLESAAQRVVEVTLRSDLPDTAGRRPFVLTVVVAQGWHLDGSLRVEGVDLELDPAAMVYPQPEVTGEPGSPLYQQAFRGRVIIAGRARSTQSGGAKPQLKLRYQACDDHRCLPPTEKTISFPLIET
- a CDS encoding cobalamin-binding protein; the encoded protein is MRIVSLVPNATEILFALGAGDDVVGVSHECDFPPEARTRPILTGSALTPGMTPHEVDAAVSAQLASGASLYTLDEERLAALDPDLLFTQELCPVCAVSTAQVGGAVAPMARCPEVLSLDPTRLEDVLADILHVGERLGRSAAAECLVDDLRARLERVERATHGRPRPTVVALEWLDPPFLGGHWVPQMIAIAGGRDPFAVAPGERSRRATWDEIAAADPDWIVAMPCGFDAAGAAGEVAKLAGDPLWSQLRAVRSGRVAAVDANGCFSRPGPRLVDGIEHLHRLLSGDAPTSA